CGGCTCGCTTTGCAAGGGCCCCAGCCCGCCACGCATGCGCAGCGCCCGGCGCGGGAACGCCTGCAGCACAACCATGTGCTGGACGCTGCCGGCAAGGCCGATCGCACCGTCATCTTCGGTTGCAGGAATGCGCTCGCAGAAACAGCCACCCCCTTGCGGGGTCAGCATCATATTGGAAGCGTCAGCCGACCAGGTGTGGGCATCGTTCCACCAACCGCCTGGCGAAATCAGTTCAAGCCAGACTGCCTGAGGCTCGGCACCTACTGTCGCGCTGTCGCGGGTCACAAAGCTGTTGCTGCCCTGGTCGACAACTTCGCCCTGGGCCGGAACGCTCAACATGGCAGCGCAAGCTGCCAGCACGGTGGCTAAACG
This is a stretch of genomic DNA from Parerythrobacter jejuensis. It encodes these proteins:
- a CDS encoding SRPBCC family protein; this translates as MIRLATVLAACAAMLSVPAQGEVVDQGSNSFVTRDSATVGAEPQAVWLELISPGGWWNDAHTWSADASNMMLTPQGGGCFCERIPATEDDGAIGLAGSVQHMVVLQAFPRRALRMRGGLGPLQSEPVDGVLTITLKPVDGGTRILWEYVVGGYMRFKVSDIAKAVDGVMSQQLDGLASKLGRIDDPDPEPETPSEAQSEDAPDPAPEGDEEAEPEPVIESAIGEDFLDEPTR